The following proteins are encoded in a genomic region of Liolophura sinensis isolate JHLJ2023 chromosome 7, CUHK_Ljap_v2, whole genome shotgun sequence:
- the LOC135470037 gene encoding uncharacterized protein LOC135470037, giving the protein MKTVFLLAVICVWAITSCEGGRWNWWSWRRRTVTYTIRNVLQEPMFEMTQTLRLYRREPFLAVMERAATANSSFRFSADYFNHNLGYFITTINKLSANFEEDKTFWEFLSAPDIFLQKGVSNYFPRSGEHIIFNFTMGGHS; this is encoded by the exons ATGAAGACTGTATTCCTGTTGGCAGTGATCTGCGTATGGGCGATCACATCATGTGAAGGCGGAAG GTGGAATTGGTGGTCATGGCGTCGTAGAACGGTCACCTACACTATCCGGAACGTCCTGCAGGAGCCCATGTTTGAGATGACGCAAACCCTCCGGCTTTACCGCAGAGAGCCCTTCCTGGCTGTCATGGAGAGAGCTGCCACCGCCAACAGCAGTTTCAG ATTTAGTGCTGATTACTTCAACCATAATCTCGGTTACTTCATCACGACCATAAACAAGTTGTCGGCTAACTTTGAGGAAGACAAAACCTTCTGGGAGTTTCTTAGCGCACCAGATATCTTTCTCCAGAAAG GCGTGAGTAACTATTTCCCACGTTCAGGAGAGCACATTATCTTCAACTTCACGATGGGCGGCCATTCTTAA